The following are encoded in a window of Drosophila simulans strain w501 chromosome 3L, Prin_Dsim_3.1, whole genome shotgun sequence genomic DNA:
- the LOC6737305 gene encoding trichohyalin isoform X7 yields the protein MDIDLPLSSAGTTPRTESRTDYEIHTSQVDSSALEELPLQPENRRKGFMASAQDRTKKMQDGIRLQAGKLRTRLQTKPKPKPVSGSPKGKAKDRRRFKAPEFSKIKMPEIRRPDMSKLKELKRPEFTKFNKPDMSKFKLPEKFSTLKLRRSKSFKENEGEVVSDETPEGTGGTASPTQPAPKKKFEFNFGTYPRAFRKKKPAEEPVAVATESSLGTEGLSVIPSTETQPSQTSTSSPQGDRGPGPVRSRWADKFSDVSYNDSEGSRYRRYGSELESFDRESSLERRMKEDLEGTEDTASEAQPQQEMGILGVVADSKQFAEFDEENRAIHEISSKRSREFKRRPMVHQDSDLRSEDSRDAEGWTEKDIQKNKLLRKAELEAEAGFYKFHDLQDAQSTASSGKKVVMETIDDDEFFLRKRGISEDNIQLRQYISEAIREGYDMPNALKHVGYSAEQVPAEYGDYDVPPAKPRRLHRNYQPDFDSQEFQRSDYGDDLSMSQNGSEFTPKRPLRKARSRSKYSIEGSQDIPQDGGSSIQYFEDDEEYLRPPARDQPITDSEQALNNLDLGGKAAAMIQEEMEQELHNKPRPQAPRRQKKRTRDDASVDKDADSFINGFGGRSVSNTFLQPHEDVIVYRTEHEYRHIPLATPDRFTDATSARTQRSEDDRTSRGADSLILDGHIKSRAELEDNEDVGPRTRSDEKFVIDMLESDGYAVVRKEPLPKPTPPARRKKFTRSPGERFATLPSIRGSRGSPPPARPPPPQQYVPTEDSPVVPRRRSAASLDEIPLMIKSNYESQKEKPKQPEEEDDYEEPGALDRSNLQSGAVINKMKFRPLPPPPRPPREKRSTRAGSQTHESYEDSEQVASSSQADSYDQGEFEVEVSTQTDPLPDDFVCEEFEITEDMKIIEPRRSNGSGNKTLEDLLRSVEAAQEQDEVDGARVLSEDEQLAKGLQRFRDANQRSMSERSRASSQADRSKSLSRPQTPSSAVIIERRVPTPSLTAGEDDATVQASLIVRPISAADLIDDDLRREEEELRREGLLSDSSVQSKSDVEDEHGEVALSDYAASTADLDAAVEQLQQAQLESDYESRLEDDEVERTLRDSEYEEEKFSEQEEEQEKTKLEKELTEQELEEALEKELQEAMEKELSDYRQKEKEQESEQEQTFSEEELAASEIDYHQSEEEQATSEVDYHPSEDEHPLSDGEQPLSEEEHTLSDTEHIPTEPETQKVEETIHKSTASEPTEAEVELKFVATLPTEPAFGDKEEEPEEPPLPPPRRKSTTALEPIATTALTIAEQSSRELTPIQTVQSAPEPQFPSHLAELEVERLRVHALQAGQIQVSQLHGNQVKADDLQCKSGQLVVQNIELPPGFIDDIVERVQREQRPSLLTTETQTSRQASSEPATSEKELPVKPPRHSKTTEQVPPASNLDEQTQTDAGLLPLPPPPAAYPSVEYLQSLAPLAFFNLQRSAEAEQAEGLKSIERKAPHKCRRRHVQEPIESETGSEPEEQLVERPRSRSRRSRTRSATQPLDEDYDEDQPKTVAQAGRNFASACSLELVNIINQLTHYVRGDAMEPQQATRNMSALVIFFIVMTLAVLVFLLTGRQVHTHHWDYFNPPGNDHGRQT from the exons ATGGACATCGACTTACCGCTCAGTTCCGCCGGCACCACGCCACGCACTGAATCCCGGACTGACTACGAAATCCACACCAGCCAAGTGGACTCGAGCGCCTTGGAGGAGTTGCCGTTGCAGCCGGAGAATCGTCGCAAGGGTTTCATGGCTTCGGCCCAAGATCGCACCAAGAAGATGCAGGATGGCATACGTCTGCAAGCTGGAAAATTACGCACACGACTCCAAACCAAGCCGAAACCAAAACCCGTTTCGGGAAGTCCCAAAGGTAAGGCCAAGGATCGACGACGCTTCAAGGCTCCCGAGTTCTCGAAGATCAAGATGCCTGAGATTAGGCGACCGGATATGTCCAAACTTAAAGAGCTAAAGCGGCCCGAGTTCACCAAGTTTAACAAGCCGGACATGTCCAAGTTCAAGTTGCCAGAGAAGTTCTCCACTCTGAAGCTGCGTCGTAGCAAGAGTTTCAAGGAAAACGAGGGTGAGGTGGTTTCGGATGAGACCCCGGAAGGCACTGGAGGCACAGCATCCCCCACGCAGCCGGCGCCCAAGAAGAAGTTCGAGTTCAACTTTGGCACCTATCCACGTGCTTTCCGTAAGAAGAAGCCGGCAGAGGAACCAGTCGCGGTGGCCACTGAGTCATCATTGGGAACAGAAGGCCTTAGTGTGATTCCCAGCACGGAGACGCAACCGTCGCAGACCTCTACCAGCTCTCCGCAAGGTGATCGTGGACCCGGACCCGTTCGTTCCCGCTGGGCGGATAAGTTCTCCGATGTGAGCTACAACGATAGCGAAGGATCACGTTACCGGCGCTATGGCAGCGAACTGGAGAGCTTCGACAGGGAATCCTCACTGGAGCGACGCATGAAGGAGGATCTGGAAGGCACCGAAGATACGGCCAGTGAGGCACAACCCCAACAGGAGATGGGCATCTTGGGCGTGGTGGCCGATAGCAAACAGTTTGCCGAATTCGACGAGGAAAACCGAGCCATTCACGAGATATCAAGTAAGAGATCCCGTGAGTTCAAGCGCCGCCCTATGGTTCATCAAGATTCGGATCTGCGCTCGGAGGATAGCAGAGACGCCGAAGGCTGGACGGAGAAGGATATACAGAAGAACAAGCTACTGAGAAAGGCGGAATTGGAGGCGGAGGCTGGCTTTTACAAGTTCCACGACCTACAGGATGCCCAATCCACAGCCAGTTCTGGCAAGAAAGTGGTCATGGAGACAATCGATGATGATGAGTTCTTCCTTCGCAAGCGCGGTATTTCCGAGGATAACATACAGTTGCGACAGTACATCAGTGAAGCTATTCGCGAGGGTTACGACATGCCCAATGCCCTAAAGCATGTGGGTTACTCAGCCGAGCAGGTTCCGGCGGAATATGGTGACTACGATGTGCCTCCGGCCAAGCCACGTCGCCTGCATCGAAACTACCAGCCCGATTTCGACTCCCAGGAGTTCCAGCGCAGTGATTATGGCGACGATCTATCCATGTCACAAAATGGCAGTGAGTTCACTCCAAAACGACCACTTCGCAAGGCTCGCAGTCGCAGCAAATACTCGATTGAGGGTAGCCAGGACATCCCCCAGGATGGTGGTAGCAGTATCCAGTACTTCGAAGACGACGAGGAGTACCTACGGCCGCCGGCCAGGGATCAACCGATTACGGATTCCGAGCAGGCACTCAATAACCTCGATCTTGGCGGCAAGGCAGCGGCGATGATTCAGGAGGAGATGGAGCAGGAGCTACATAATAAGCCCCGTCCGCAGGCACCGAGGCGCCAGAAGAAACGCACAAGGGACGACGCATCCGTGGACAAGGATGCGGACTCCTTCATTAACGGCTTTGGTGGTAGATCAGTATCGAACACCTTTTTGCAGCCACACGAAGAT GTAATTGTTTATCGCACTGAACACGAATATCGTCACATACCGCTAGCCACGCCGGACAGATTTACGGATGCCACCTCTGCGCGCACACAGCGTTCCGAGGACGACCGCACTTCCCGTGGTGCCGACTCCCTGATTCTGGACGGGCACATAAAGTCCCGCGCCGAGCTGGAGGACAACGAGGATGTGGGACCACGGACAAGGAGCGATGAGAAGTTCGTCATCGATATGCTGGAGAGTGATGG CTATGCGGTGGTCCGCAAGGAGCCGCTTCCGAAGCCCACGCCACCTGCCCGCCGAAAGAAGTTTACGCGATCGCCGGGTGAGCGGTTCGCCACGTTGCCCAGCATCCGAGGCTCTCGGGGATCACCGCCACCCGCACGACCACCGCCACCACAGCAGTATGTGCCCACTGAGGACTCTCCGGTGGTGCCACGCCGCAGATCCGCGGCCAGCCTGGATGAGATTCCGCTGATGATCAAGTCGAA CTACGAGTCACAGAAGGAGAAGCCGAAGCAGCCGGAAGAGGAGGATGACTACGAGGAGCCGGGTGCTTTGGATCGCTCCAATTTGCAGTCGGGCGCAGTCATCAACAAGATGAAGTTCCGACCactgccgccgccaccgcgTCCTCCGCGCGAGAAGCGATCCACGAGAGCCGGAAGCCAGACTCACGAGAGTTACGAGGACAGTGAACAGGTGGCCAGTTCCAGCCAGGCGGATAGCTATGATCAGGGTGAGTTCGAGGTGGAGGTTTCCACCCAGACGGATCCTCTGCCCGATGATTTTGTGTGCGAAGAGTTCGAGATCACTGAGGACATGAAGATCATCGAACCACGACGCTCCAATGGATCGGGCAACAAAACCCTAGAGGATCTGTTGCGCAGCGTAGAGGCAGCTCAGGAGCAGGATGAGGTAGACGGAGCTCGTGTTCTTTCCGAGGACGAGCAGTTGGCTAAAGGTCTGCAGAGATTCCGGGACGCCAATCAGCGCAGCATGTCGGAGCGATCACGGGCTTCATCACAAGCAGATCGTTCCAAGTCGCTGAGCCGGCCGCAGACGCCTTCATCGGCGGTGATCATCGAACGCCGTGTGCCCACTCCCAGCCTAACTGCTGGTGAGGATGATGCCACGGTGCAGGCCTCACTAATCGTTAGACCCATTAGTGCTGCCGATTTGATTGACGATGATCTGCGACGTGAGGAGGAGGAACTGCGTCGTGAGGGCTTGCTCTCTGACAGCTCGGTGCAAAGTAAATCCGACGTGGAGGATGAGCACGGTGAGGTGGCATTGAGTGACTACGCCGCCAGCACGGCCGACTTGGACGCAGCGGtagagcaactgcagcaggctCAGCTGGAGAGCGACTACGAAAGTAGACTGGAGGATGATGAAGTTGAACGAACTCTCAGGGACAGCGAGTATGAGGAGGAAAAGTTTTCCGAACAGGAGGAAGAgcaggaaaaaacaaaactggaAAAGGAACTAACTGAGCAGGAACTGGAGGAGGCTCTGGAGAAGGAGCTACAGGAAGCAATGGAGAAGGAGCTATCTGACTACCGCcaaaaggagaaggagcaaGAATCAGAGCAAGAGCAGACCTTCTCCGAGGAGGAATTGGCCGCTTCCGAGATCGATTACCACCAATCTGAAGAGGAGCAAGCCACCTCCGAGGTCGATTATCACCCATCTGAGGATGAGCATCCCTTGTCCGATGGTGAACAGCCTCTCTCCGAGGAGGAGCACACTTTATCTGACACGGAACACATCCCGACTGAGCCCGAAACACAGAAAGTTGAGGAAACCATTCACAAATCTACAGCTAGCGAACCCACCGAGGCCGAAGTTGAGCTAAAATTCGTTGCCACTTTGCCCACCGAACCCGCTTTTGGAGACAAAGAGGAGGAACCAGAGGAGCCGCCTCTTCCACCACCACGTCGCAAGTCCACCACCGCCCTGGAGCCTATTGCCACCACAGCCCTGACCATCGCCGAACAGTCCAGCCGCGAACTAACGCCCATCCAGACGGTGCAATCTGCGCCAGAACCGCAATTCCCCAGTCACCTGGCTGAATTGGAGGTGGAACGTCTGCGCGTCCATGCCCTGCAGGCTGGTCAGATTCAAGTATCGCAACTGCATGGCAATCAAGTCAAAGCAGACGATCTGCAGTGCAAGTCCGGACAACTGGTGGTGCAGAATATCGAACTCCCGCCTGGTTTTATCGACGACATTGTGGAGCGGGTGCAGCGAGAGCAGCGTCCTTCTTTGCTTACCACTGAAACCCAGACTAGTCGGCAGGCAAGCAGCGAACCCGccacctccgagaaggagcTGCCCGTTAAGCCACCTCGTCACAGCAAGACCACCGAGCAAGTGCCACCCGCATCCAATCTGGACGAGCAGACCCAGACGGATGCCGGCTTGTTGCCACTACCTCCACCGCCGGCAGCCTATCCCAGTGTTGAGTACCTCCAGTCCTTGGCCCCACTAGCGTTCTTCAATCTGCAGCGAAGCGCAGAGGCGGAGCAAGCGGAGGGCTTGAAATCAATCGAGCGAAAGGCACCGCACAAATGTCGCCGTCGTCATGTTCAGGAGCCCATCGAATCGGAAACAGGCTCCGAACCAGAGGAACAGCTGGTGGAGCGACCACGCTCGCGATCTCGTCGCTCTCGCACCCGCAGTGCTACCCAGCCATTGGATGAAGACTACGACGAGGATCAGCCCAAGACGGTTGCTCAGGCAGGACGAAATTTTGCCTCCGCCTGCAGTCTGGAACTGGTTAACATTATCAACCAGCTGACGCACTATGTTCGAGGTGACGCAATGGAGCCTCAACAGGCGACCCGTAATATGTCCGCTCTGGTGATCTTCTTCATCGTGATGACGCTCGCAGTTTTGGTATTCCTGTTAACGGGGCGGCAGGTACACACCCATCATTGGGACTACTTTAATCCGCCCGGGAACGATCATGGAAGGCAGACGTGA